From the genome of Methylocystis heyeri:
GATGGCGCGGAGCCGGAATTCTACGACAGCTTCATGGCGGCGCTGACCCAAGCCGCGAAGTCTTTGTCCCAGGCGCTTCTTCAAGGCCGCGCGCGCGCCCACGACCGCTTTTTATGCGCTCTGGCCCTGCTGGAATTCGCCATTTGCGCCGACGCTGACGCGCAGCTGCAGTCGCGGATAACAAGGCTTCTGATGCAGGAACTGGAGCGCCAGATCCTCGCCGACGGCGGCCATATCAGCCGAAACCCCAGGATACTCCTGGAGCTTCTGCTCGATCTTCTGCCGCTTCGCCAGCTCTACGCCGCGCGGGGTCTCAATCCGCCGAAAGCCCTGCTCGGCGCCATAGATCGCATGATTCCGATTCTGCGCCTGCTTCAGCACGGCGACGGTTCGCTGGCGCTGTTCAACGGAATGGACGCCACGGCGCCGGGCAAGCTCGCCGCCATCTTCATGCATGAGGCGCCAGATCCCACGCCGCTGGACGCCCTGGAATCGGGCTATCGCCGTTTATCCGCGCGGGACTCGCTGGTGATCGTCGACGCCGGAGGATCGCCGCCCAAAGAATTTTCGCGCGCGGCCCATGCCGGAGCCCTGGCTTTTGAATTCTCGCTCGGCGCGGAGCGCGTCGTGGTCAATTGCGGAAGCCCCGGCGTCCAGCATGAATTCGCGCGCGAATCCGCGCGCCTCAGCGCCGCCCACTCGACCCTTGTCCTCGATGAACGCTGCAATTGCCAAATTGCGCCTTTGTCCGACCGGAAATCGGCGGGCTTGATCGTCGCCGGACCCGGCGAGGTGCGGGCCGAACGGCGGCGCTCGAGTTCGGGCGAAGTCCTCGAACTCGCGCATGAAGGCTACGCCCGCCAGTTCGGCATGATTCACCAGCGCACTCTGGCCCTCACCGACGACGGCCGGCGTTTCATCGGCGAGGAGCGTCTTATCGGGACGCCCTCGCCAGCTCCTTTCTCGCCGCGCGAATTTGCGCTCCGGTTCCATCTGCATCCGGCCGTCCGGGCGGAGAAGGCGGAAGAAAGGAAAATCGTGCTCACCCTGCCCAGCGGCGCGCTCCTGTTGTTCGAGGCCTCCCATTTCTCGCCGCAGATCGAGGAGAGCCTGTTCTTCGCCGCGCATGAAGGGCCGAGAAAAACCGCTCAGATCGTCATTTCGGGCCCGGCGTCGCAGAAAATGCGGCTACGCTGGACGTTCAGGCGGATCGAGCAA
Proteins encoded in this window:
- a CDS encoding heparinase II/III family protein encodes the protein MQEQLRMLLRTAALAAEAVAARAAAPYQAAQGLRIKQPTRLRIAPDDIRTADATVAEEIYNGYFSFDGKVVNARGRSPFLLDPPSAAWRRSLTGFTWLRHLHVSDMRLARENARALVAEFIELGPISQRDPASEPAVAARRTLSFLAHSPLLLDGAEPEFYDSFMAALTQAAKSLSQALLQGRARAHDRFLCALALLEFAICADADAQLQSRITRLLMQELERQILADGGHISRNPRILLELLLDLLPLRQLYAARGLNPPKALLGAIDRMIPILRLLQHGDGSLALFNGMDATAPGKLAAIFMHEAPDPTPLDALESGYRRLSARDSLVIVDAGGSPPKEFSRAAHAGALAFEFSLGAERVVVNCGSPGVQHEFARESARLSAAHSTLVLDERCNCQIAPLSDRKSAGLIVAGPGEVRAERRRSSSGEVLELAHEGYARQFGMIHQRTLALTDDGRRFIGEERLIGTPSPAPFSPREFALRFHLHPAVRAEKAEERKIVLTLPSGALLLFEASHFSPQIEESLFFAAHEGPRKTAQIVISGPASQKMRLRWTFRRIEQFERGEEGAQVSAP